ATACCTTGAACTTTACCTAATAATTTAACACAATAGATAGTCTGTGTGAGGTAATGTTGAACTGCGTCATGCATGCTCTCAATTAACCCAAATGCAAAGCATCCAGTAAGTTAAAGTTaaagacaaagggaaaacagaaCAAGTTGGGATCAATGACAATCACTTTATTGGAACATCAAAGCCAAGGCTCCAGTACGAATCAAGGGTCTGCATACAGCAAGGGTCCATTTAAGTGCATTTATCAATGCTGCTCTACGTCAGCCCAGAAACTGGGCATCTCTGCTCGTCTCTTCACAGCCTACTCTAATGCTGTACTACCGTTATTAAGGTGTGGGGGAAAGGAGGGGTCAGCTCCCATTGAAGTTCAGATCCCCTGATCAGCCGAAGGTAGAGTTGTTCCAGGCTACGTTCGCTGCCTCCAAGTCAAAGAAGTTCACGTAGATCCTGACACAGAGACACAAGAGGAATGGGTTAATATACTGCATGAAcacttcatatatatatatatatgtgtgtgtgtgtgtccattaccTGTCAGGGGAGATGCCCAGGTGTTTGTTGAGCAGTCCACACAGTAGTTTAGAGTATTGYTTCTGAGCTCCTTCGATCTTTCCAATGCTGTGAAGGGAGCAGAGAGCACAAGGGTCTCCTTTCCCTCCAAACATCATCAACTGGTCTGGGATGATGTGCACAGCAAGGtactgagagagacacacaaacagagcACAGGGCATACAGTCAGTGGGAGCTGGAACAATCGTGTGTTTAAAAGGCATGAGGAAAACTCCAACCATGACAGTGAAATTGTTCATGTAAACTTGTAATAAATAAGAACTAGTTGTTGGATTGTGTGTTACAGTATTTCTGTTCTGGACCTATCAAAGTACAGCAGACCTGCAGAACTGTAAAGCCTGTTCTATTTTTGGAGTACTACAATGTGCACATGCCCAGTTGTATAACGGTTCTGTTATGGATAGGTAAAGACTGAAAAGGTCTCTCAAGGGAAACAAAAGGGGGTACCCTGCAATGTCATTTTCGGTGCAGAAAAATGCGTCAGCATCaaagcaactagctagctatctacaacTGGGGCAAAAAAAGGCATTGCTGTGCCACGTTTGGAAGACTCACCTGCACAGGTTTGCCCATCGCCTTGGCCAGTTCCTCTGTGGCCTCAGACAACAGTGCAGGCGGAATGTCACTCTTGGCCACATTAGTATTTACCAAAAACATAGGCATGTTGATCGCTTCGCTGAAGTTCTGTGTTGCAGGAATTTTAACCGTTAACTCAACTCTGATGCGGATGCAATCTGGAAGGTAGCTGCTTCTTCTTCCGAGTTTTTATTGGCGGACTACAAACAAAAACGGTATATTGCCGCCACCTAC
This is a stretch of genomic DNA from Salvelinus sp. IW2-2015 unplaced genomic scaffold, ASM291031v2 Un_scaffold875, whole genome shotgun sequence. It encodes these proteins:
- the LOC112069058 gene encoding macrophage migration inhibitory factor, whose translation is MPMFLVNTNVAKSDIPPALLSEATEELAKAMGKPVQYLAVHIIPDQLMMFGGKGDPCALCSLHSIGKIEGAQKQYSKLLCGLLNKHLGISPDRIYVNFFDLEAANVAWNNSTFG